A region of Myxococcus stipitatus DSM 14675 DNA encodes the following proteins:
- a CDS encoding type VI secretion system Vgr family protein, with the protein MELPAETTVLRATTREALSELFDVDAQFACDTPDLDLAALVGTSGALVLETSAPEEGAEPRCFHGVVEEAEYLCKLAEHGFVYRLRLRPALNGLRYRSRSQIFQQQSAVEIIQDVFKKAGLPAESIEWQLSQDCGKREYCTQWKESDLDFVLRLLEDEGIFFWFEHSTDGHVLKLADASSAYQPISGVPALGYTRSALTSAQTEQVTELVFTAQNITSQYASRDWNWQTPSEPLEAQERASEGGYQRYEYPGYFLSPSDGVRRARHRLSEQVQERMVLEARSNSLRLQPGRLFTVLDALPSFLSQEYFILQVEHDYALTRTEQEGQGANHGTTLRAIPSDGVDFRPPRRTPRPRAWGKESAVVTGPPGEEIHVDEFGRIKVHFYWDREGAVDEKASCWMRVQQQNTSGSMLLPRVGWEVDVGFLNGDPDRPIVLQKLYNQETMPPYGLPAEKTQSSLQSATSPGGGSTNEVRLQDGNGGMELFIHSSKDLKLVTGNDLSEEVVNNAKEEVGQQSTTLVGGNEKVDVGADQGLSVTGNAVLETTGTKTVQVSAVDDWGVTGNASQTVDGTRTDTITGPMNVLANHVLESFNATCDRTVGAALSINSATAIVEAVGGAKDESVAGAKLELLTGAKAEDIGAAKVLTTGVAQFKTGEDIILEAKGAVAITAAGPISEKVGKDFTLTAKTVLITAPGGAKLKGGGKPFELSGSTVTVDAKGIQGKALVKFKGKINYKP; encoded by the coding sequence ATGGAGCTCCCTGCGGAGACCACCGTCTTGCGCGCCACGACGCGCGAGGCGTTGTCGGAGCTCTTCGATGTCGACGCCCAGTTCGCGTGCGACACCCCGGACCTGGACCTGGCCGCGCTCGTCGGGACCTCGGGGGCACTGGTCCTCGAGACATCCGCTCCGGAGGAAGGCGCTGAGCCGCGTTGCTTCCACGGCGTCGTGGAAGAGGCGGAGTATCTCTGCAAGCTCGCCGAGCATGGCTTCGTCTACCGGCTGCGCCTGCGCCCCGCGCTGAATGGCTTGCGCTACCGGAGCCGGAGTCAGATCTTCCAGCAGCAGAGCGCCGTGGAGATCATCCAGGACGTCTTCAAGAAGGCGGGCCTCCCCGCCGAGTCCATCGAGTGGCAGCTCTCACAGGACTGCGGGAAGCGGGAGTACTGCACCCAGTGGAAGGAGAGCGACCTGGACTTCGTGCTCCGGCTGCTGGAGGACGAGGGCATCTTCTTCTGGTTCGAGCACTCGACGGACGGCCACGTGTTGAAGCTGGCCGACGCCTCCAGCGCCTATCAGCCCATCTCCGGCGTCCCCGCGCTGGGATACACCCGCTCCGCCCTCACCTCGGCCCAGACCGAGCAGGTGACGGAGCTCGTCTTCACCGCCCAGAACATCACGAGCCAATACGCCTCGCGCGACTGGAACTGGCAGACACCGTCGGAGCCCCTGGAGGCCCAGGAGCGCGCCAGCGAGGGCGGCTATCAGCGCTACGAGTATCCGGGATACTTCCTCAGCCCCTCGGACGGCGTCCGGCGCGCGCGCCATCGACTCAGCGAGCAGGTGCAGGAGCGCATGGTGCTCGAGGCCCGGAGCAACAGCCTCCGGTTGCAGCCCGGGCGCCTCTTCACGGTGCTCGACGCCCTGCCCTCCTTCCTCAGCCAGGAGTACTTCATCCTCCAGGTGGAGCATGACTACGCCCTGACCCGGACGGAGCAGGAGGGGCAGGGCGCCAACCACGGCACCACCCTGCGAGCGATTCCGTCGGACGGAGTCGACTTCCGGCCGCCTCGCCGCACGCCCCGCCCTCGCGCCTGGGGCAAGGAGAGCGCGGTCGTCACCGGGCCTCCTGGCGAGGAGATCCACGTCGACGAGTTCGGGCGCATCAAGGTCCACTTCTACTGGGACCGCGAGGGCGCGGTGGATGAGAAGGCCTCCTGCTGGATGCGCGTGCAACAGCAGAACACCAGCGGCAGCATGCTGCTGCCTCGCGTGGGCTGGGAAGTGGACGTGGGCTTCCTGAACGGAGACCCGGACCGCCCCATCGTCCTGCAGAAGCTCTACAACCAGGAGACGATGCCGCCGTATGGCCTTCCGGCGGAGAAGACCCAATCCTCGCTCCAGTCCGCCACCTCCCCGGGAGGCGGCAGCACGAACGAGGTCCGGCTCCAGGACGGCAACGGAGGCATGGAGCTCTTCATCCACTCCTCCAAGGACCTGAAGCTCGTCACCGGGAATGACCTCTCCGAGGAGGTCGTCAACAACGCCAAGGAAGAGGTGGGCCAGCAGTCCACGACCCTGGTGGGTGGCAATGAGAAGGTGGATGTCGGCGCCGACCAGGGCCTCAGCGTGACAGGCAATGCGGTGCTGGAGACCACCGGGACCAAGACGGTCCAGGTCAGCGCCGTGGATGACTGGGGCGTCACCGGCAACGCCTCCCAGACCGTCGATGGGACCCGCACCGACACCATCACCGGGCCCATGAACGTCCTGGCCAACCACGTGCTGGAGAGCTTCAACGCCACGTGCGACCGGACGGTCGGCGCGGCCCTCTCCATCAACAGCGCGACCGCCATCGTCGAGGCGGTGGGCGGCGCGAAGGACGAGTCGGTGGCCGGCGCCAAGCTCGAGCTGCTCACGGGAGCCAAGGCCGAGGATATCGGAGCCGCCAAGGTGCTCACCACGGGCGTGGCGCAGTTCAAGACGGGCGAGGACATCATCCTGGAGGCCAAGGGCGCGGTGGCCATCACCGCCGCGGGCCCCATCTCCGAGAAGGTGGGCAAGGACTTCACCCTGACAGCCAAGACGGTGCTCATCACCGCGCCGGGTGGAGCCAAGCTGAAGGGGGGCGGCAAGCCTTTCGAGCTGTCGGGGTCGACCGTCACGGTCGATGCGAAAGGCATCCAGGGCAAGGCCTTGGTGAAGTTCAAGGGGAAGATCAACTACAAGCCCTAG
- a CDS encoding type VI secretion system Vgr family protein yields MRMRTLRLELTLEGFEPSAFRVLRMEATEALSEGCTVQLTAETPELVDLDSLLGTPATLRIGLKEDAESRPFHGVVTEASLEAIQQEAFQLHVVIASPLEPLKLGRASRIFQEKSVQDIVSSVLDEAGLSDTYDWELSERPTPLLNVVQYNESDHAFISRLLHAEGIAFAVQQGADSARVRFFDDSTQAPPIAGSHLLVDRDSTQLDDDVIRDLRDGRSMASDQVFLRDYDFKRPAVDLSAKHSGEGASGREVYDHPGDFLEVAAGRTRARRLMERLRLGTRVHRGRSSCPRLEPGRTFCVTGHGRAEANLDLLITRVVHRASVEDTAEAQGFYSNDVTAVPLEVPFRPVEAPHEPLIGGTQLAFVTGASGEEIHTDGFGRVKVRFPWDRSGLTDDRSSTWLRVGQLPLSGSLIIPRVEFELLVDFEQGKLDRPFVAGHLYNAEQAPPYALPGGATRSSIQSATTGGGSGANELRFEDAAGAEEIFFNASKDFTLLVDNNSDMTVAKKESVSVGVEHVLSVGGNHYANVTGNRTLSVGANQNINVGGDYSDGVGGSLSTDVGGARMVKVGGDLAESIKGTLKRQVAALQVVTGIAGYTRKVVGDSTTKVGAAWLELAGKSRLVSVSTNFKETIGALKFIKAKQMSVTCGAGYAMTAGVEQIKCGGSRTDTAKGLVAISAGGGLKVKAQNITFTAENKLVIRGGACMVELLASGQVTIKAPTVKVKNVSVLNQLMHKGN; encoded by the coding sequence ATGCGGATGCGGACACTGCGCTTGGAGCTGACATTGGAGGGGTTCGAGCCCAGCGCCTTCCGCGTCCTGCGGATGGAGGCGACCGAGGCCCTCTCCGAGGGGTGCACCGTCCAGCTCACGGCGGAGACCCCGGAGCTGGTGGACCTGGACTCGCTGCTGGGAACCCCCGCCACGCTTCGAATCGGCCTGAAGGAGGACGCCGAGAGCCGGCCCTTTCATGGCGTGGTGACCGAGGCCAGCCTGGAGGCCATCCAACAAGAGGCCTTCCAGCTCCACGTCGTCATCGCGTCACCCCTGGAGCCGCTCAAGCTCGGGCGCGCGTCCCGCATCTTCCAGGAGAAGTCCGTCCAGGACATCGTCTCGAGCGTGCTCGACGAGGCGGGGCTCTCCGACACCTACGACTGGGAGCTGTCCGAGCGCCCCACCCCGCTCCTCAACGTGGTCCAGTACAACGAGAGCGACCACGCGTTCATCTCCCGCCTCCTTCACGCCGAGGGCATCGCCTTCGCCGTCCAGCAGGGCGCGGACTCCGCGCGGGTGCGCTTCTTCGACGACAGCACCCAGGCGCCCCCCATCGCGGGCTCGCATCTCCTGGTGGACCGGGACAGCACCCAGCTCGACGACGACGTCATCCGCGACCTCCGCGATGGCCGGAGCATGGCCTCGGACCAGGTGTTCCTGCGCGACTACGACTTCAAGCGCCCCGCCGTGGACCTCTCCGCGAAGCACAGCGGCGAGGGCGCCTCGGGGCGAGAGGTCTACGACCATCCCGGAGACTTCCTCGAAGTCGCGGCGGGGCGGACGCGAGCCAGGCGCCTGATGGAGCGGCTGCGCCTGGGGACCCGGGTGCACCGGGGAAGGAGCTCCTGCCCCCGCTTGGAGCCGGGCCGGACGTTCTGCGTGACGGGACATGGCCGAGCCGAAGCCAACCTCGACCTCCTCATCACCCGGGTGGTGCACCGGGCCTCCGTCGAGGACACGGCCGAGGCGCAAGGCTTCTACTCGAACGACGTCACCGCCGTTCCGCTCGAGGTGCCTTTCCGTCCGGTGGAAGCGCCCCACGAGCCCCTCATCGGGGGCACGCAGCTCGCCTTCGTCACGGGGGCCTCCGGCGAGGAGATCCACACCGACGGGTTCGGACGCGTGAAGGTGCGCTTCCCGTGGGACCGCTCCGGCCTCACGGATGACCGGAGCTCCACCTGGCTGCGGGTGGGCCAGCTCCCGCTCAGCGGCTCGTTGATCATCCCCCGCGTGGAGTTCGAGCTGCTCGTGGACTTCGAGCAGGGGAAGCTCGACCGGCCCTTCGTCGCCGGACACCTCTACAACGCCGAGCAGGCCCCACCGTATGCGCTGCCAGGAGGCGCCACGCGCAGCTCCATCCAGAGCGCGACCACGGGCGGAGGCTCGGGCGCCAACGAGCTGCGCTTCGAGGACGCGGCGGGGGCCGAGGAGATCTTCTTCAACGCCTCCAAGGACTTCACGCTCCTGGTGGACAACAACTCGGACATGACGGTCGCCAAGAAGGAGAGCGTCTCCGTCGGGGTGGAGCATGTGCTGAGCGTGGGGGGCAACCACTACGCCAACGTCACGGGCAACCGGACCCTCAGCGTCGGTGCGAACCAGAACATCAACGTGGGAGGGGACTACTCGGATGGCGTGGGTGGAAGCCTCAGCACGGACGTCGGTGGCGCCCGCATGGTGAAGGTGGGGGGAGACCTGGCCGAGAGCATCAAGGGAACCTTGAAGCGTCAGGTGGCGGCGCTCCAGGTGGTGACGGGAATCGCCGGCTACACGCGCAAGGTGGTGGGGGACTCCACCACGAAGGTGGGCGCCGCCTGGCTGGAGCTGGCGGGGAAGAGCCGGCTGGTCTCCGTGTCCACGAACTTCAAGGAGACCATCGGCGCGCTGAAGTTCATCAAGGCCAAGCAGATGTCCGTCACCTGCGGGGCGGGCTACGCGATGACCGCGGGCGTCGAGCAAATCAAGTGTGGCGGGAGCAGGACGGACACGGCCAAGGGGCTGGTGGCCATCAGCGCGGGCGGGGGCCTGAAGGTGAAGGCCCAGAACATCACCTTCACCGCCGAGAACAAGCTGGTCATCCGCGGCGGGGCCTGCATGGTGGAGCTCCTGGCCAGTGGCCAGGTCACCATCAAGGCCCCCACCGTCAAGGTGAAGAACGTCTCGGTGCTCAACCAACTGATGCACAAAGGCAACTGA
- a CDS encoding type VI secretion system Vgr family protein — protein sequence MSDASQAVSVTAIIPGQQGELVVHALRTHEEVSRRFVVELDFSTQELDLEEARGGSVQVMLTDAFGQVRNLSGVVDRIHVVATDDPEQRVRYRLTLVPLPWLISYRYGFRIFQEMSVPDIVKALFKDAGVEAKLLRWTLEGSYPKREYCVQYHESEWDFVCRLLEEEGIWFAFEHDAEGHVMVLSDASASAETMEPASLPFRFDSARGGDTVSVWDWRGAVRAAVSKVSLDDYDMLHPSKKLAAEHVAQDAIQSEWYEYPGRYTLPAEGKRLAQRRLEELRGRRKSAQARSNSVGLTPGRRVSLEGHPFADGEYFVTSSRLHVRFHSEEQPGPLVDKGSARCEVAFDVVPVDQPFRPRRDTPRPRIVGLQTARVTGPSGQELHCDEHGRVKVQFHWDRDGQMDEKSSCWVRVSQAHTTGSVMIPRIGWEVLVEFIDGDPDRPVCLGRVYNPLNPPDYSLPAQKTVSGHRSNSSPGAGGSNEVSFDDSANGQRVYINGAHDISIKVANDKLAKVTVNENHTVGTDRTMSVGAGEKVAVKGIHNAAVGKDQKVSVGATRTVKVTGAVSEEITGDVKLTVGGLENMQVGNPIAAVLEVIASEAIAAASGAAAGAASRAEATLLGPIAPALNAARGALGPAAELAGPAAALFGGDNTAVAVFGSSVGQFARGADQGDAASMAAGMAQAVASGALARAGMPAPSDSGGGGGGGGGGGGGGGGGGGGGGGGGGGSGTWGTTVEGAVTEDIGALAAINSATGVSFAVGGNSTETVGAARVELIRGGKNEQVGVAKFETVGAYVVNVSKALAIDATGAVAITVASQKQDITGGHSITAGAASTVTASKVALEASGKVTLKCGLAEVIVDSGGVTIKGALSVTIEGTSQISMNPPAIVPG from the coding sequence ATGAGCGACGCATCCCAGGCCGTGAGCGTCACCGCCATCATCCCCGGACAACAGGGGGAGCTGGTGGTCCACGCCCTGCGAACACACGAGGAGGTCTCCCGGCGCTTCGTCGTCGAGCTGGACTTCTCCACGCAAGAGCTCGACCTGGAGGAGGCGCGCGGCGGCTCCGTCCAGGTGATGCTCACGGATGCGTTCGGCCAGGTGCGCAACCTGTCGGGCGTCGTGGACCGCATCCACGTCGTCGCCACGGATGACCCGGAGCAGCGCGTCCGCTACCGGCTCACCCTCGTGCCACTGCCCTGGCTCATCTCCTACCGGTACGGCTTCCGCATCTTCCAGGAGATGTCCGTGCCGGACATCGTGAAGGCCCTCTTCAAGGACGCGGGGGTCGAGGCGAAGCTGCTGCGCTGGACGCTGGAGGGCTCGTATCCGAAGCGCGAGTACTGCGTGCAGTACCACGAGTCCGAGTGGGACTTCGTGTGCCGACTGCTCGAGGAGGAGGGCATCTGGTTCGCGTTCGAGCACGACGCCGAGGGCCATGTGATGGTGCTCTCGGACGCCAGCGCGTCGGCGGAGACGATGGAGCCCGCCAGCCTGCCCTTCCGCTTCGACTCGGCGCGGGGCGGTGACACCGTCTCCGTGTGGGACTGGCGAGGCGCGGTGCGCGCCGCCGTCTCCAAGGTGAGCCTGGACGACTACGACATGCTGCATCCGTCCAAGAAGCTGGCCGCGGAGCACGTCGCCCAGGATGCCATCCAGTCGGAGTGGTACGAGTATCCCGGCCGCTACACGCTGCCCGCGGAGGGCAAGCGGCTGGCGCAGCGGCGGCTGGAGGAGCTGCGCGGACGGCGCAAGTCGGCCCAGGCCCGCTCCAACTCGGTGGGCCTGACTCCAGGCCGCCGCGTGTCCCTGGAGGGTCACCCCTTCGCGGACGGCGAATACTTCGTGACGAGCTCCCGCCTCCACGTGCGCTTTCACTCCGAAGAGCAGCCGGGCCCGCTCGTGGACAAGGGAAGCGCCCGGTGTGAGGTGGCGTTCGACGTGGTACCCGTGGACCAGCCGTTCCGCCCCAGGCGCGACACACCTCGGCCGCGCATCGTGGGACTGCAGACGGCGCGCGTCACGGGCCCCTCGGGGCAGGAGCTGCACTGCGACGAGCACGGGCGGGTGAAGGTGCAGTTCCATTGGGACCGCGACGGACAGATGGACGAGAAGTCCTCCTGCTGGGTCCGCGTCAGCCAGGCGCACACGACGGGCTCCGTCATGATTCCCCGCATCGGCTGGGAGGTGCTCGTCGAGTTCATCGACGGGGACCCGGACCGCCCCGTCTGTCTGGGGCGCGTCTACAACCCGCTGAACCCGCCGGACTACAGCCTGCCCGCGCAGAAGACGGTGTCCGGACATCGCTCCAACTCCTCGCCAGGAGCCGGAGGCTCGAACGAGGTCAGCTTCGATGACTCGGCGAATGGACAGCGCGTCTACATCAACGGGGCCCACGACATCAGCATCAAGGTCGCCAACGACAAGCTCGCCAAGGTCACCGTCAACGAGAACCACACCGTCGGCACGGACCGGACGATGTCCGTCGGCGCCGGCGAGAAGGTGGCCGTCAAGGGCATCCACAACGCGGCGGTGGGCAAGGACCAGAAGGTGAGCGTGGGGGCCACTCGCACGGTCAAGGTCACCGGGGCCGTCTCCGAGGAGATCACCGGAGACGTCAAGCTGACCGTCGGTGGGCTGGAGAACATGCAGGTCGGCAATCCCATCGCCGCCGTGCTCGAAGTCATCGCCTCCGAGGCGATTGCCGCCGCCTCCGGTGCCGCGGCTGGAGCCGCGAGCCGCGCCGAGGCCACGCTGCTCGGCCCCATCGCCCCCGCGCTGAACGCGGCCCGAGGCGCGCTGGGCCCCGCCGCGGAGCTCGCGGGCCCCGCCGCGGCCCTGTTCGGTGGAGACAACACCGCCGTCGCCGTCTTCGGGTCGAGTGTCGGACAGTTCGCCCGAGGCGCGGACCAGGGTGACGCCGCGTCGATGGCCGCGGGCATGGCGCAAGCCGTGGCGAGCGGGGCCCTGGCTCGCGCGGGCATGCCTGCCCCCAGTGACTCCGGCGGTGGTGGGGGCGGAGGCGGAGGCGGAGGCGGAGGAGGCGGTGGAGGAGGAGGCGGCGGCGGTGGGGGTGGCGGTGGCTCTGGCACCTGGGGGACGACGGTGGAGGGCGCGGTCACCGAGGACATCGGGGCACTGGCGGCCATCAACTCGGCGACAGGTGTGTCCTTCGCGGTGGGCGGCAACTCGACGGAGACCGTCGGCGCCGCGCGCGTCGAGCTGATTCGCGGAGGCAAGAACGAGCAGGTGGGCGTCGCGAAGTTCGAGACCGTCGGGGCCTATGTCGTGAATGTGTCCAAGGCGCTCGCCATCGATGCCACGGGTGCCGTGGCCATCACCGTGGCCAGCCAGAAGCAGGACATCACGGGGGGCCACTCCATCACCGCGGGCGCCGCGAGCACGGTGACGGCCAGCAAGGTCGCGCTCGAAGCCTCGGGGAAGGTCACGCTCAAGTGTGGCCTGGCCGAGGTGATTGTCGACTCCGGCGGAGTCACCATCAAGGGCGCGCTGAGCGTCACCATCGAAGGCACGTCACAAATCTCGATGAATCCCCCCGCCATCGTTCCAGGTTGA
- a CDS encoding PAAR-like domain-containing protein, which translates to MSVTALGMAVVGEKSKHNVIGTVPNMCYTPAAPSPLPMPYPIMGDSGSLSVKCSDIEIESKNVHSSFCKTGNMKGNEAGVALTKDITVAGVNRGVAWGLPVPAVTVHFEGRPVCITGNVGFGDSR; encoded by the coding sequence ATGAGCGTCACCGCGTTAGGCATGGCGGTCGTCGGAGAGAAGAGCAAACACAACGTCATCGGGACCGTCCCGAACATGTGTTACACGCCCGCCGCCCCCAGCCCCCTCCCCATGCCCTACCCCATCATGGGGGATTCGGGCTCGCTGAGCGTCAAGTGCAGCGACATCGAGATTGAGAGCAAGAACGTCCACAGCTCGTTCTGCAAGACGGGGAACATGAAGGGCAACGAGGCCGGCGTGGCGCTCACCAAGGACATCACGGTGGCGGGCGTCAACAGAGGCGTTGCATGGGGGCTCCCCGTTCCAGCCGTCACCGTGCACTTCGAGGGAAGGCCCGTCTGCATCACGGGCAATGTGGGCTTCGGTGACTCCCGATAG
- a CDS encoding DUF2169 family type VI secretion system accessory protein, producing MNTPELQNGTNSTVALVPQIGMDGGNLVVVLIKQRFTITPGSGRVTRTPGAEVRYTDEPWDKKAPEASSIQLPSDVCIRKPSTDVLVVGHAMSKASQPVKQLDVHIEVGPVSKGLRVFGTRVWYSGALGVALGPAQPFTSVPLRWELAYGGFDASDSRKPPVEEPRNPLGRGVARDTATLVHQLAPQIEDPRDLISSPRTRPAPAGVGAIGRHWEPRRRYTGTVDEAWRKERMPLLPLDFDERHNQCAPPELICPEYLKGGEMVKLLNLSAGGAYHFALPRLFFGVRARTDQGVTDYRPVLDTVLLRPSDDQSLELTWRTAVPVPRPSRRLHSVQVVEKELR from the coding sequence GTGAACACGCCCGAGCTGCAGAACGGCACGAACTCCACGGTCGCCCTCGTCCCCCAGATTGGCATGGATGGGGGCAACCTGGTGGTGGTCCTCATCAAGCAGCGCTTCACCATCACCCCGGGCAGCGGGCGCGTGACGAGAACGCCGGGCGCGGAGGTGCGCTACACGGACGAGCCCTGGGACAAGAAGGCCCCCGAGGCCAGCAGCATCCAGCTCCCCTCGGATGTGTGCATCCGCAAGCCCTCCACGGATGTGCTCGTCGTGGGCCACGCCATGAGCAAGGCGAGCCAGCCGGTGAAGCAGTTGGATGTCCACATCGAGGTGGGCCCTGTCTCCAAGGGCCTGCGCGTCTTCGGGACACGCGTCTGGTACTCGGGGGCGCTCGGGGTGGCGCTCGGCCCCGCGCAGCCCTTCACGAGCGTGCCGCTGCGGTGGGAGCTCGCCTATGGCGGCTTCGATGCGAGCGACTCTCGCAAGCCGCCCGTGGAGGAGCCTCGCAACCCGCTGGGGCGCGGCGTCGCGCGGGACACGGCCACCCTGGTGCACCAGCTCGCGCCCCAAATCGAGGACCCGCGCGACCTCATCTCTTCCCCGCGGACGCGCCCCGCGCCCGCGGGAGTGGGGGCCATCGGGCGGCACTGGGAGCCGCGACGACGCTACACCGGCACCGTGGATGAGGCCTGGCGCAAGGAGCGCATGCCGCTGCTGCCCCTGGACTTCGACGAGCGCCACAACCAATGCGCGCCGCCAGAGCTCATCTGCCCCGAGTACCTGAAAGGCGGCGAGATGGTGAAGCTGCTCAACCTCTCCGCGGGTGGCGCGTACCACTTCGCGCTGCCCCGGTTGTTCTTCGGCGTGAGGGCTCGGACGGACCAGGGCGTGACGGACTATCGGCCGGTGCTGGACACCGTGCTGCTGCGGCCCTCGGACGACCAGAGCCTGGAGCTGACGTGGCGCACCGCCGTGCCGGTGCCCCGCCCGTCGCGGCGCCTGCACTCCGTCCAGGTCGTCGAGAAGGAGCTGCGGTGA
- a CDS encoding 3-oxoacyl-ACP synthase gives MSPPKTLDSVHFGGRWSTSPLIVGTAAWNGLAFSPYQTWAFRRAELSAFAETPFRARNGRKVTMAPIRTLPTRDSGAERLVPIATRTLSQLLKDLGELPPKAVVALVLCLPERMVENSAQGSGAQRRRVEQALMRVLEERGVSKPLLHVEPRGHASLAFALIEAGVALRERKVDVAFVGGVDTHYDPEVVQELLDRERIFDGENLNSFVGGEGAAFCALTRPDVAKRMRWPVLARLDSVATDREAATEDNDIPCRAEGLSRAGRVVSERLREERRSLDWWLSDMTAEELRVHEFQLAWPRVAHDVMPPESTLDFLSECLGDLGAAAMPTGLAIAVEGMLRGDPAASNCLLTGSSVGGARGVVLLSKET, from the coding sequence GTGAGTCCTCCGAAGACCCTCGACTCGGTCCACTTCGGCGGACGCTGGAGCACATCCCCGCTCATCGTGGGAACGGCCGCGTGGAATGGCCTGGCCTTCTCGCCCTACCAGACGTGGGCCTTCCGCCGCGCCGAGCTGTCCGCGTTCGCCGAGACGCCCTTCCGCGCGCGCAATGGACGGAAGGTGACGATGGCGCCCATCCGGACGTTGCCGACCCGCGACTCCGGAGCGGAGCGGCTCGTCCCCATCGCGACGAGAACCCTGAGCCAGCTGCTGAAGGACCTGGGGGAGCTGCCCCCCAAGGCCGTGGTGGCGCTGGTGCTCTGCCTGCCCGAGCGGATGGTCGAGAACAGCGCGCAGGGAAGTGGGGCACAGCGGCGGCGGGTGGAGCAGGCCTTGATGCGAGTCTTGGAGGAACGAGGTGTCTCCAAGCCCCTGCTCCACGTGGAGCCCCGAGGCCATGCGTCCCTCGCCTTCGCGCTCATCGAGGCGGGCGTGGCGCTGCGCGAGCGCAAGGTCGACGTGGCGTTCGTCGGAGGCGTGGATACGCATTACGACCCCGAGGTCGTCCAGGAGCTGCTCGACCGGGAGCGCATCTTCGACGGGGAGAACCTGAACTCGTTCGTGGGAGGCGAAGGTGCGGCGTTCTGTGCGCTGACCCGACCGGACGTGGCGAAGCGCATGCGGTGGCCCGTGCTCGCGCGGCTGGACTCCGTGGCCACGGACCGCGAGGCCGCCACCGAGGACAACGACATTCCCTGCCGGGCCGAGGGATTGTCGCGTGCGGGCCGCGTGGTGTCCGAGCGGCTGCGCGAGGAGCGGCGCTCCCTGGACTGGTGGCTCTCCGACATGACCGCGGAGGAGCTGCGGGTGCATGAGTTCCAGCTCGCCTGGCCTCGCGTGGCCCATGACGTGATGCCCCCCGAATCCACGCTCGACTTCCTGTCGGAGTGCCTGGGAGACCTGGGTGCCGCCGCGATGCCCACGGGGCTGGCCATCGCCGTGGAAGGGATGCTGCGAGGAGACCCCGCCGCCAGCAACTGCCTGCTGACCGGCTCCAGTGTCGGCGGGGCACGCGGAGTCGTGCTCCTCTCCAAGGAGACGTGA
- a CDS encoding type VI immunity family protein, which translates to MTKPRGPGVDVLEDNPAATVTRCALGLTLYLDEPLVWAGEGAVALLNRYLKLAPVERLAWYTTSTLSEWRRFTPRVAEDVLRSLAVPWSEVRVRHLFTFRLVDDLGAPGLGFIYKEMESSRGRKGFLQILLPEEHDPAQLLQVAKEIGERWPVLCGVGGYVGTWNEWVKSTAFWSLYRSSHRYLGLDIQDPDSMAWSVSEGLPGCNWLTLVGARLAQTLELDVPALQSHPWRKGVQVHALRGATLIQAGEAPTLGDVNALEYPSAYAEAARVLEPYFVKAPTEYWGGFQEEQKTRPWLHRLAHVEELG; encoded by the coding sequence ATGACGAAGCCGCGTGGACCCGGGGTTGATGTGCTCGAGGACAACCCCGCAGCAACGGTGACGCGCTGTGCCCTGGGGCTGACCCTCTATCTCGACGAGCCCCTCGTCTGGGCGGGCGAGGGAGCGGTGGCTCTCCTCAATCGCTACCTCAAGCTGGCACCGGTGGAGCGGCTCGCCTGGTACACCACCTCGACGCTTTCGGAGTGGCGCCGCTTCACGCCTCGGGTGGCCGAGGATGTCTTGCGCTCTCTTGCCGTCCCTTGGTCCGAGGTCCGCGTCCGACACCTGTTCACTTTCAGACTCGTGGATGACCTCGGGGCCCCCGGGCTCGGGTTCATCTACAAGGAGATGGAATCGTCCCGCGGCCGAAAGGGCTTCCTCCAAATCCTCCTTCCCGAAGAGCACGACCCCGCCCAACTGCTCCAGGTGGCGAAAGAGATTGGCGAGCGCTGGCCCGTGTTGTGCGGGGTTGGTGGGTACGTGGGCACCTGGAACGAGTGGGTCAAGTCCACGGCGTTCTGGAGCCTGTACCGCTCCAGTCATCGCTACCTCGGGCTCGACATCCAGGACCCGGACTCCATGGCCTGGTCTGTCTCCGAGGGCCTCCCTGGATGCAATTGGCTCACCCTTGTCGGCGCGAGGCTTGCTCAGACACTCGAGCTGGATGTGCCCGCGCTCCAATCACATCCCTGGCGGAAGGGCGTCCAGGTCCACGCGCTGCGCGGAGCCACGCTCATCCAGGCGGGAGAGGCGCCCACGCTCGGGGACGTCAACGCGCTCGAGTACCCCAGCGCCTACGCGGAAGCCGCGCGCGTCCTGGAGCCGTACTTCGTGAAGGCGCCGACCGAGTACTGGGGCGGCTTCCAGGAAGAGCAGAAGACCCGCCCCTGGCTGCATCGCCTCGCCCACGTCGAAGAGCTGGGCTGA